The proteins below are encoded in one region of Thermosinus carboxydivorans Nor1:
- a CDS encoding HU family DNA-binding protein, giving the protein MNKTELIASVAEKAGMTKKDAEKALNAVFASIEEALAQNDKVQIIGFGTFEVRTREARKGRNPQTGKEIDIPASKSPVFKAGKGLKDAVNK; this is encoded by the coding sequence GTGAATAAAACCGAATTGATCGCCAGTGTTGCGGAAAAAGCCGGCATGACGAAGAAGGACGCGGAAAAGGCGCTTAATGCCGTTTTTGCCAGCATCGAAGAAGCGCTGGCTCAGAACGACAAAGTGCAAATTATTGGGTTCGGCACCTTTGAGGTAAGAACGCGCGAAGCCAGAAAAGGACGCAATCCGCAGACCGGCAAGGAAATCGATATTCCGGCCTCGAAGAGCCCTGTCTTCAAAGCTGGCAAAGGTTTGAAAGACGCTGTCAACAAGTAA